In Alkaliphilus flagellatus, one DNA window encodes the following:
- the cobK gene encoding precorrin-6A reductase encodes MIWIIGGTSEFREIIDRIKDLDNYIATIATDGGKEFVNCEKLIVGRMDYYEMKEFVEKNKISLIVDLSHPYAKIVSENARKISKDQNIDYIRYVRNKVDLKSKAIYVNSYEDCYKYISNISGTIFFTTGSKNIGDFEKVRGNNRFIYRILPAIESIEECRKHGIQLKDIVAVLGPFSKEYNKIMFKEYKADYVVTKDSGKQGGTIEKLEACEELGIVPIIIGREYEKGINDIDLIEKRIREEDKKIIINKTSV; translated from the coding sequence ATGATTTGGATAATAGGTGGAACTAGTGAGTTTAGGGAGATTATAGATAGAATAAAGGATCTAGATAACTATATAGCAACTATCGCAACAGACGGTGGCAAGGAATTTGTAAATTGTGAAAAGCTCATAGTAGGTAGGATGGATTACTATGAAATGAAGGAATTTGTAGAAAAAAACAAAATATCCCTAATAGTAGACCTATCACATCCCTATGCAAAAATAGTATCAGAAAATGCAAGAAAAATATCGAAGGACCAAAATATAGATTATATTAGATATGTTAGAAATAAAGTAGATTTGAAATCAAAAGCTATATATGTTAATAGTTATGAAGATTGCTATAAGTATATATCTAATATTTCAGGCACTATATTTTTTACAACAGGATCTAAAAATATTGGCGACTTTGAAAAAGTACGAGGAAATAACAGATTTATATATAGAATACTTCCAGCAATAGAAAGCATAGAAGAGTGTAGGAAACACGGAATACAATTAAAAGATATTGTTGCAGTTTTGGGGCCATTTTCAAAGGAATATAATAAAATTATGTTTAAGGAATACAAGGCAGATTATGTGGTTACGAAGGATAGCGGAAAACAAGGTGGCACTATAGAGAAGCTAGAAGCATGTGAAGAGCTAGGTATTGTACCAATAATTATAGGAAGAGAATATGAAAAAGGAATTAATGACATAGATTTAATAGAAAAAAGAATTAGAGAAGAGGACAAAAAAATAATAATAAATAAAACCTCAGTCTAA
- the cobJ gene encoding precorrin-3B C(17)-methyltransferase: protein MAKLYVVGIGPGGREHMTYKAVEVIKKCDVIVGYTPYIEYLGDLVEGKELFSTGMKGEIERCKAAIKIVKKGKDTAIISTGDAGLYGMAGPILELAEGIEVEIVPGVTAAFSAAAELGAPIMHDYASISLSDLLTPWEVIENRIEKAAEADFIITIYNPKSKGRKYHLEKAIGKIRSHRSGKAPVGIVKNSGRGEREITITTLDEIDYDKVDMLCVLIIGNSNTYLKDGYIVTPRGYNII from the coding sequence ATGGCTAAACTATATGTAGTCGGAATAGGACCAGGCGGAAGAGAGCACATGACCTATAAAGCAGTAGAAGTAATTAAAAAATGCGATGTAATAGTGGGATACACCCCATATATCGAATACTTAGGTGATTTGGTAGAAGGTAAAGAATTATTCTCTACAGGAATGAAGGGAGAAATAGAAAGGTGCAAAGCTGCTATCAAAATTGTTAAGAAAGGAAAAGACACGGCTATAATAAGTACAGGAGATGCGGGTCTTTACGGTATGGCTGGACCTATACTAGAACTGGCAGAAGGTATAGAAGTTGAAATAGTACCAGGAGTTACAGCAGCATTTTCAGCAGCAGCTGAACTAGGTGCCCCTATAATGCATGATTATGCTTCTATTAGCTTAAGTGATTTATTAACTCCTTGGGAAGTCATAGAAAATAGAATAGAAAAAGCGGCAGAAGCTGACTTTATAATTACTATATATAACCCAAAGTCCAAGGGAAGAAAATATCATTTGGAAAAAGCTATAGGAAAAATACGTAGTCATAGATCTGGAAAAGCACCAGTAGGAATAGTAAAAAACTCAGGTCGTGGAGAAAGAGAAATAACTATAACCACACTAGATGAAATTGACTATGACAAGGTGGACATGCTATGTGTACTGATTATAGGTAATAGCAATACCTATCTAAAAGATGGCTATATAGTGACTCCAAGGGGATACAATATAATATGA